In one Pseudomonas tensinigenes genomic region, the following are encoded:
- a CDS encoding colicin E3/pyocin S6 family cytotoxin, which translates to MLHVGTHAAVGFTGLIYHSASETLDISAFPDLRRAKKKTPYNGGLRDRWINAKGRVIYEWDYLHGEIEVYRASDGSHLGYFEHRTGEQIDPPKKKRSIKKYS; encoded by the coding sequence TTGCTGCACGTAGGCACGCATGCCGCCGTCGGCTTCACGGGACTTATTTATCATTCAGCTTCTGAAACGTTAGATATCTCAGCCTTTCCTGATTTGAGAAGAGCAAAAAAGAAAACACCATACAACGGAGGGCTTCGGGATCGCTGGATCAACGCGAAAGGCCGAGTAATCTATGAATGGGACTATCTACACGGCGAAATTGAAGTCTACCGTGCAAGCGATGGCAGTCATTTAGGCTATTTCGAGCATAGGACCGGCGAACAGATAGATCCGCCAAAAAAGAAACGAAGTATCAAAAAATATTCATGA
- a CDS encoding pyocin S6 family toxin immunity protein, protein MRYLSIIGFFPDEVPDDSLQFERYITDIEMNEKVAQLIESKPVSELEPGELLLSTNQVAALEALLKESFPRGLEYFMGTCFDY, encoded by the coding sequence ATGCGCTACCTTTCGATCATCGGATTTTTCCCTGATGAAGTTCCGGACGACTCCTTGCAATTCGAGCGGTACATCACCGATATCGAGATGAATGAGAAAGTCGCACAACTCATAGAGTCCAAGCCGGTGAGTGAACTGGAGCCCGGCGAGTTATTATTGAGCACGAATCAAGTAGCTGCGCTGGAAGCTCTTCTCAAGGAGAGCTTCCCGAGAGGTTTGGAGTACTTCATGGGAACCTGTTTCGATTACTAA
- a CDS encoding colicin E3-like toxin immunity protein yields MGLKLRMEWYDTATLEFQGEESSTDLGDDESVLNALGIPVEGNINNGSFNIVEKWVATIQPHFQHQITMSTNDYQISFDYSE; encoded by the coding sequence ATGGGACTGAAACTGAGAATGGAATGGTACGACACAGCAACCCTGGAATTCCAAGGCGAAGAATCGTCAACAGATTTAGGGGATGATGAATCAGTATTGAATGCCTTAGGCATTCCGGTGGAGGGCAACATCAATAATGGCAGCTTCAACATTGTAGAAAAGTGGGTTGCGACTATTCAGCCGCACTTTCAACATCAAATCACCATGAGCACTAACGACTATCAAATTTCGTTTGACTACAGTGAATAG
- a CDS encoding colicin E3/pyocin S6 family cytotoxin: MAGNKDIPRVQNPPQGDGHHVTYRYMTATELAEREARQNAYDAMLARQEAFERSREVAVRKTEPVRAGCVFAKSCKLPDAIIDYASPSGMVPTDSLKDYGELILLGAREADESGAVPLKKIGATAIPAGFGSLALAGSVFEALPAAVSSAAVAPIVGLVALFIPSSLGDSALYTDEQLRGLEQARTRVRLRVEQQADGSLKGYGFYTGKNRDWEMVDVVQFKLRGSQFIADLGEGVELIWTPAVDGSDILGIPALEAAPQTPHIWVYPPTKAADGILVNPVYPPEYRDFILVFPVGSGVKPLYVVLNTIRKGLAPAGHSYHQPPSTEQITAFPDLKKGKDKNPVQGGGGLRKRWTDAKGKRIYEWDSRHGELEMYRSDGTHLGAFDPYTGEQREGPLKERSIKKRYL; the protein is encoded by the coding sequence GTGGCTGGCAACAAGGACATTCCCCGGGTTCAAAACCCACCGCAAGGCGACGGGCATCATGTCACCTACCGCTACATGACGGCCACGGAATTGGCCGAGCGCGAGGCCAGACAAAACGCTTACGACGCCATGCTGGCGCGGCAGGAGGCTTTCGAGCGCAGCCGTGAGGTGGCGGTTAGGAAGACAGAGCCCGTTCGGGCTGGCTGCGTATTCGCCAAGTCCTGCAAATTGCCGGATGCGATTATCGATTACGCCAGTCCTTCGGGGATGGTGCCGACGGACAGCCTGAAGGATTACGGCGAGCTGATTCTGTTGGGTGCGCGTGAGGCCGATGAAAGCGGCGCAGTTCCGCTCAAGAAAATCGGCGCAACCGCTATTCCGGCCGGATTTGGCAGTCTGGCTTTGGCGGGATCGGTGTTTGAAGCACTGCCCGCTGCTGTATCTAGTGCGGCAGTTGCGCCTATAGTTGGTTTGGTTGCGCTGTTCATACCATCGAGTCTTGGCGACAGTGCGCTCTATACCGACGAGCAGTTGCGTGGACTTGAACAGGCACGAACGCGTGTTCGGTTGAGGGTCGAACAGCAGGCCGACGGCAGCCTGAAAGGTTACGGTTTCTACACCGGCAAGAATCGCGACTGGGAAATGGTTGATGTCGTGCAGTTCAAGTTGCGTGGCAGCCAGTTCATTGCTGACTTGGGCGAAGGTGTAGAACTGATCTGGACGCCTGCTGTAGATGGCTCGGACATCCTTGGTATTCCCGCGCTGGAGGCTGCACCGCAGACACCGCACATCTGGGTGTACCCGCCGACAAAAGCGGCGGATGGAATTCTGGTGAATCCGGTGTATCCGCCGGAGTACCGGGATTTTATTCTGGTTTTTCCGGTGGGGTCGGGGGTAAAACCGTTATACGTTGTACTGAACACAATACGCAAAGGCTTGGCACCTGCGGGTCACAGCTACCATCAACCACCGAGTACAGAACAAATCACCGCATTTCCAGATTTGAAAAAAGGTAAAGACAAGAATCCGGTCCAGGGCGGAGGTGGACTTCGTAAGCGCTGGACAGATGCCAAAGGAAAGAGAATTTACGAATGGGATTCAAGGCATGGAGAGTTAGAAATGTACCGAAGCGATGGAACGCACCTGGGAGCCTTCGATCCCTATACAGGTGAGCAACGCGAAGGGCCTTTAAAAGAAAGAAGTATCAAAAAAAGATATCTGTGA
- the nhaA gene encoding Na+/H+ antiporter NhaA, with protein sequence MPLRSTFTRFFQLEAASGLLLIAAAILALIINNSPLSWLYTGLLDTPVVAQIGALKIAKPLLLWINDGLMAMFFLLIGLEVKREVLDGQLSKPSQIVLPGAAAIGGMLVPALIYWFLNRDNPAALDGWAIPTATDIAFALGVLALLGKRVPVSLKLFLMTLAIIDDLGAIVIIAIFYSGELSTLSLGLAAACIAALVAMNRLGVVKLGPYMIIGLILWVCVLKSGVHATLAGVTLAFCIPLRTKNAEPSPLLTLEHALHPWVAYGILPLFAFANAGLSLSGVTVESFTHHVPMGIAVGLLLGKTVGVFGLTWLAVKTGIAALPQGANWGQVLGVAILCGIGFTMSLFVGSLAFEPGVSDYAGMDRMGILTGSILAALIGYAVTAAASRKNSQPI encoded by the coding sequence TTGCCTCTGCGTAGCACTTTCACGCGTTTCTTTCAGTTGGAAGCTGCCAGCGGTCTGTTATTGATCGCCGCAGCCATCCTAGCCCTGATTATCAACAACTCGCCATTGTCGTGGCTGTACACCGGCCTGCTCGACACGCCGGTGGTGGCGCAGATCGGTGCGTTGAAAATCGCAAAACCGCTGCTGCTGTGGATCAACGACGGTCTGATGGCGATGTTCTTCCTGCTCATCGGCCTGGAAGTTAAGCGCGAAGTCCTCGACGGCCAGTTGTCCAAGCCGTCACAGATCGTCCTGCCCGGTGCCGCCGCGATCGGCGGCATGCTGGTGCCAGCGCTGATTTACTGGTTCCTCAACCGCGACAATCCGGCAGCCCTCGACGGCTGGGCGATCCCGACCGCCACCGACATCGCCTTCGCCCTCGGTGTGCTGGCCCTGCTCGGCAAGCGCGTGCCGGTATCGCTGAAGCTGTTCCTGATGACCCTGGCAATTATCGATGACCTCGGCGCCATCGTGATCATTGCGATCTTCTACTCCGGCGAACTGTCGACCCTGTCGCTGGGTCTGGCGGCAGCGTGCATCGCGGCGCTGGTGGCGATGAATCGCTTGGGCGTGGTCAAACTCGGGCCGTACATGATCATCGGTTTGATCCTCTGGGTCTGCGTCCTCAAGAGCGGTGTCCACGCCACGCTGGCGGGCGTAACCCTGGCCTTCTGCATTCCATTGCGCACGAAAAACGCCGAGCCGTCGCCACTGCTGACCCTCGAACATGCGCTGCACCCGTGGGTGGCCTACGGCATTCTGCCGCTGTTCGCCTTCGCCAACGCCGGCCTGTCGCTGAGCGGTGTCACTGTCGAAAGCTTCACCCATCACGTACCGATGGGCATCGCCGTCGGCCTATTGCTGGGTAAGACCGTCGGCGTGTTCGGCCTGACCTGGCTCGCGGTGAAAACCGGCATCGCCGCCCTGCCCCAAGGCGCCAACTGGGGTCAGGTGCTGGGCGTGGCGATCTTGTGCGGGATCGGCTTCACCATGAGCCTGTTTGTCGGCTCGCTGGCCTTTGAACCAGGTGTGAGTGATTACGCTGGCATGGACCGGATGGGGATTTTGACCGGGTCGATTCTGGCGGCGTTGATTGGTTATGCGGTGACGGCGGCGGCGAGTCGCAAGAACTCCCAACCGATATAA
- a CDS encoding PLP-dependent cysteine synthase family protein, whose translation MSDNRQWAREAIRIIEADFQRSADTHLIPLPLPGFAGIELYFKDESSHPTGSLKHRLARSLFLYALCNGWLKPGAPVIEASSGSTAISEAYFARMLGLPFIAVMPATTSKEKIAQIAFYGGQSHLVKDPTQIYAESERLAREHGGHFIDQFTYAERATDWRANNNIAESIFQQMRYEKHPEPSWLISSPGTGGTTATLGRYVRYRQHCTRVLCADAERSVFFDYYQTGDASLRLDCGSRIEGIGRPRVEASFLPKVIDAMVKVPDALSLAAMHYLAQRLGRHVGGSSGTNLIGALMAAQQMKAAGESGSIVAILCDGGERYADTYYDQDWLQAQGYELSGLIEAVAASAERGEPLPESVLRANI comes from the coding sequence ATGAGCGACAACCGACAGTGGGCCCGCGAAGCGATCCGCATCATCGAAGCGGATTTTCAGCGCAGCGCCGACACCCACCTGATCCCTTTGCCGCTGCCGGGTTTTGCGGGCATCGAGTTGTATTTCAAGGATGAGTCCAGCCACCCGACTGGCAGTCTCAAGCATCGCTTGGCCCGTTCGTTGTTTCTCTATGCGCTGTGTAACGGCTGGCTCAAGCCCGGCGCGCCGGTGATCGAGGCGTCCAGTGGTTCGACGGCGATTTCAGAAGCGTATTTCGCGCGGATGCTGGGCTTGCCGTTTATTGCGGTAATGCCGGCGACCACGTCCAAAGAGAAGATCGCCCAGATCGCTTTCTACGGTGGCCAGAGCCATCTGGTGAAAGATCCGACGCAGATTTACGCCGAATCCGAGCGCCTGGCCCGCGAACATGGTGGACACTTCATCGACCAGTTCACCTACGCCGAGCGCGCGACCGACTGGCGGGCTAACAACAACATTGCCGAATCGATCTTCCAGCAGATGCGCTACGAGAAACACCCGGAACCGAGCTGGCTGATTTCCAGCCCCGGCACTGGCGGCACCACCGCGACGCTCGGCCGTTACGTGCGCTATCGCCAGCACTGCACCCGTGTGTTGTGCGCCGATGCCGAGCGTTCGGTGTTCTTCGATTACTACCAGACCGGCGATGCGAGTTTGCGTCTGGATTGCGGTTCGCGCATTGAAGGCATTGGCCGGCCGCGCGTTGAAGCGTCGTTTCTGCCCAAGGTGATCGATGCGATGGTCAAGGTTCCGGACGCCTTGTCACTGGCGGCGATGCATTATCTGGCGCAGCGTCTGGGGCGGCATGTCGGCGGGTCGAGCGGGACCAATCTGATCGGCGCCTTGATGGCGGCGCAGCAGATGAAAGCGGCGGGGGAATCGGGGTCGATCGTGGCGATTCTGTGCGATGGCGGCGAGCGGTATGCCGACACTTATTACGATCAGGATTGGTTGCAGGCGCAGGGGTATGAGTTGAGCGGGTTGATTGAGGCGGTGGCGGCGAGTGCCGAGCGTGGGGAGCCACTGCCTGAGTCAGTCCTGCGCGCCAATATCTAA
- a CDS encoding NAD(P)/FAD-dependent oxidoreductase, producing the protein MLRITELKLPIDHPEEDLRPAIVQRLGIASDDLLDFTLFKRSYDARKKSSELCFIYTIDLEVRDEAKVLGKFSDDRNVNVAPDVSYKFVGQAPRDLSQRPIVVGFGPCGIFAGLLLAQMGFKPIVLERGTEVRQRTKDTWGLWRKSVLNPESNVQFGEGGAGTFSDGKLYSQIKDPKFLGRKVLHEFVKAGAPEEILYVSKPHIGTFRLTGMVENMREQIRELGGEVRFQERVTDVLIEDGQLVGVELASGETLHSKHVVLALGHSARDTFRMLHSRGVFMEAKPFSVGFRIEHPQSLIDRARLGKYAGHPKLGAADYKLVHHAKNGRSVYSFCMCPGGTVVAATSEPNRVVTNGMSQYSRNERNANSGIVVGITPEVDYPGGPLAGIELQERLESHAFILGGSDYKAPAQLVGDFINDIPSTELGEVEPSYKPGVALGDLALALPDFAIEAIREALPAFEKQIRGYSLHDAVLTGIETRTSSPLRITRNETLQSMNVKGLFPAGEGAGYAGGILSAGVDGIRIAEAVARDILGLND; encoded by the coding sequence ATGTTACGAATCACTGAACTCAAGCTGCCAATCGACCATCCAGAAGAAGACCTGCGCCCTGCCATCGTGCAGCGCCTGGGCATCGCCAGCGATGACTTGCTCGATTTCACCTTGTTCAAGCGCAGCTACGACGCGCGCAAAAAGTCCTCCGAACTGTGCTTCATCTACACCATCGACCTCGAAGTGCGCGACGAGGCCAAAGTGTTGGGCAAGTTCTCCGACGACCGTAACGTCAACGTGGCGCCGGATGTCAGCTACAAATTCGTCGGTCAGGCGCCGAGAGACCTGAGCCAGCGTCCGATCGTTGTCGGTTTCGGCCCGTGCGGGATCTTCGCCGGCCTGCTGCTGGCGCAAATGGGCTTCAAGCCGATCGTCCTCGAACGCGGCACCGAAGTCCGCCAGCGCACCAAAGACACCTGGGGCCTGTGGCGTAAAAGCGTGCTCAACCCGGAATCCAACGTACAGTTCGGCGAAGGCGGCGCGGGCACGTTCTCCGACGGCAAGCTGTACAGCCAGATCAAGGATCCGAAATTCCTTGGCCGCAAAGTCCTGCACGAGTTCGTCAAGGCCGGCGCGCCGGAAGAAATCCTCTACGTCAGCAAGCCGCACATCGGTACGTTCCGTCTGACCGGCATGGTTGAAAACATGCGCGAGCAGATCCGCGAACTGGGCGGCGAAGTGCGCTTCCAGGAACGCGTCACCGACGTGCTGATCGAAGACGGCCAACTGGTCGGCGTCGAGCTGGCCAGCGGCGAAACCCTGCATTCGAAACACGTGGTTCTGGCCCTCGGCCACAGCGCGCGCGACACTTTCCGCATGCTCCACAGCCGTGGCGTGTTCATGGAAGCCAAGCCGTTTTCGGTGGGTTTCCGCATCGAACACCCGCAATCGCTGATCGACCGCGCGCGTCTGGGCAAATACGCCGGCCACCCGAAACTCGGTGCCGCCGACTACAAACTGGTGCACCACGCCAAGAACGGCCGCTCGGTCTACAGCTTCTGCATGTGCCCGGGCGGCACCGTGGTCGCGGCGACGTCCGAGCCGAACCGCGTGGTCACCAACGGCATGAGCCAGTACTCGCGTAACGAGCGCAATGCCAACTCCGGCATCGTCGTCGGCATCACCCCGGAAGTCGATTACCCGGGCGGCCCGCTCGCTGGCATCGAGTTGCAGGAACGTCTGGAATCTCATGCGTTCATTCTTGGCGGCAGCGACTACAAAGCCCCGGCGCAGTTGGTTGGCGACTTCATCAACGACATTCCTTCAACCGAGCTGGGCGAAGTCGAGCCGTCGTACAAACCGGGTGTGGCGTTGGGTGATCTGGCCCTGGCCTTGCCGGATTTTGCCATTGAGGCGATCCGTGAAGCCTTGCCGGCGTTCGAGAAGCAGATTCGCGGGTATTCGCTGCACGATGCGGTGTTGACTGGCATCGAGACGCGCACTTCGTCGCCGCTGCGTATTACCCGTAACGAGACGCTGCAGAGCATGAACGTGAAGGGCTTGTTCCCGGCCGGTGAAGGCGCGGGTTATGCGGGCGGGATTCTGTCTGCGGGTGTTGACGGGATTCGGATTGCCGAGGCTGTGGCGCGCGACATTCTCGGCCTGAATGACTAA